CTGATCCAGGAGGCCCGCGCCATCTTCCAGGGTTTGTTCGCGGTTTCCCCCCGCGACGCCTACTTCGCCCGCGCCCTGGCCGTGGTGGAGTGGGCCGCGGGCAACCCGGACGGGGCGCTCGGCGCCTTCGACGTGGCCATCAAGCTTGATCCTGACCACCCCGCCGGCTACCTGGGCCGCGCCGAGGTGCGCATCGCGTCTGGACAGCGCCGTGAAGCGCAGTCGGATGTGGCCAAGGCGATCAGCCTCGCCCAAGCCAAAGATCCTTTGAAGATCAAGGCTGAAGCCATGCTCGCGGCGCTCGCCGGAAGGCGCCGATGAGCTCTCACGCAACTCTTCCGGTGAGGCACGGATAACTCAATACACGGCGCGCACGGAACTCCCGGCGCAAACAAAGGAGAAAGTCATGGGCTTCTCGATCTCTGGTCTTCTGAGCGACGTCGGCATCAAGCTCCCCAACATCGACCTCGGCAACATCGGCAGCGAGATCGTCTCTGAGGGCAAGAAGCTCCTCGGCGACGTCGTCAAGGACAGCTTCACCCTGTCGAACCAGCCTGGCCAGACGTTCGCCAGCGACATGAACCTGAACATCCTCGGCGACAACATCCGCCTGCCGAACCCCATCGGCTCGCTCGCGAACAAGCTGCTCGGCTCGGCCGACAGCGAGCTGAACAAGTTCGGCGTGAACGTGGACTTCAAGACCGTGCTGGGCAAGCTCTTCCACCTCCCCACCGAGGCGGGCGACGTGAGCGTGCCGAGCGTGAAGGACCGCGCCACCACCGGTCAGCTCCCGGGCGCCACCGCTACGGGCGGCGCGGCCAAGCCGGCTGCGGCCACCAACCGTTCGGGTGCAGCTGCGGGCACGGCGGCCGTCAGTGGCGCCTTCGCCACCGGCGGCGGCTCCGCGGCGGCCAACACCGCCTCCACCCCCGTGAGCAGCGGCTCGATCAACAGCTCCATCGACCCCAGCATGCAGTCGGCGCTGAACACCGCGGGCTCGAACCTCTCCAAGGCCATGGATGACCTGAAGGCCGCGGGCAGCGACCCGGCCAAGCTCCAGGCCGCCGCCGCCGAGATGCAGCAGGCCAACGAGATGTTCAGCATCATCAGCCAGATCATGGCCGACAACCACCAGACCCGCATGATGGCCATCCAGAACCTGAAGTAAGAGGTTCAGCAGTCTGGGATGGGAACGGCAGGCGCGTAACCTTCGGGTTGCGCGCCTGTCCGCCTTTCGGGAGACTACAGACCCTCCCCGCGCCGAGGATTGAACCCATGGCCCAGAAGCCGACCGCCACCGCGAACGACGCTGCCTGGAAGAAGGCCCTCTACGCGCCGGAGCGCGTGGCCAAGTTCGTCAAGGGCGAGATGACGCTCCAGGAGCTCCACGGGATCACCGGCCCGGAGATGCTGGAGATGGCCGTCACCGGCTACACCATGTACGAGCAGGGCCAGTACAAGCAGGCCAAGGTGATCTTCGACGGCCTGTCGGCGCTGGATCCCAAAGAGGCCTACTACCGCACGGCGCTGGGCGCGGTGCACCTGGCCGAGGGCAACCTCGAGGAGGCGCTCCGCGTGCTCGACGAGGCCATCCAGCTCGACGGCAAGGACCTCGCGGCCTTCGTGAACCGCGGCGAGGCCCACCTGCGCAAGGGCGACATCATCAAGGCCGCCCACGACTTCAAGAAGGCCATCACCCTCGACCCCACCGGCAAGGACCCGCTCACCCGCCGCGCCAAGGCGCTCTCGGCGGCGGTGCTCAAGAGCCTGGAGATGGGCTCGGGCGGCGGCGACGCCAAGCCCACGGCCAACAAGGCGGCGCCCGCCAAGAGCGGCAACACCGGCAAGCAGGCCGCGGCCCCCAAGCCCGCGGGCAAGGGCAAGCCGACGCACAAGCGCTGAGCCAACTTCTCAAGCGCCGCGAGGGCGCGCCGAGGGCGGAAGGACGATGCAGCGGCGTCGGGGCAGCTCCGAGCGGGCCAGGACCCGCACCACCTCGCTGCCCCAGACCCCTGCGGCGCGCATCACCTACTTTCCCAAGCGGCAGGCCCCGAAGCCCGAGCCGGACGACCTCGAGACGCGCGAGGTCACCATCGCCGAGCTGGTGACGGATCCGCACGCCGACGAGCAGCCCCGCCGCGGCCGCCACGACTCCGACGGCCTGCCCGACCGCGACGCCCTCACCTACAACCGCGCCAAGATCGAGAAGCTCCTCCGCGGCGACCGGCGCGCGCTGGAGGGCATGGACGCGAGCTCGCTCGCCGACGTGGCCGTGCTCGGGCACAGCCTCTACGAAGACGGCCGCCTCAACGAGGCCCGCGTGGTGTTCGAGGGCCTGGTGGCCATGGATCCCTCCGAGGCCTTCCCGTACACGGTGCTGGGCGCGATCTACCTGGCGCAGCAGGACGTGCACCGGGCGCTGGCGCTCTTCGAGGCCGCCCTGGAGATCGACCCGGACGACGTGGCCGCGCTGGTGTACCGCGGTGAGATCCGCCTGCGCCTGGGGAACCGGCCGCGCGCCATGAAAGATCTGGAACGCGCCCTGTCGATCGACCCGGACGGCCCGCAGAGCCCGTTCTCCCAGCGGGCGCGGGCGGCGCTGCATGAGGCCCGGACGATGTCGCGCAGGTAGGTTCCCGGCAGGGGCTGTCCTAGAATGACGCCCTCGCCGACGAGGCCCGTGTGGACAAGAAGAAGGGCGTCCTGAGCAAGTACAGCGACGTGATCATCGCCGGGCTCGTGGTGAGCATCGTGGCGATGATGATCGTCCCGCTGCCCACGCCGCTGCTGGACCTGCTCATCGTCACCAACATCAGCATCAGCGTGCTGCTGGTGCTCACCGCCATCTACATCCAGAGCGCGCTCCGCATCAGCGTCTTTCCCACGCTGCTCCTCATCACCACGCTCTTCCGGCTCGCGCTGAACGTCTCCAGCTCGCGCTTGATCCTCATTCAGGCCAACGCTGGCGAGGTCATCAAGGACTTCGGCCAGTTCGTCGTGCGCGGCAATTACGTGGTCGGTGCGGTCATCTTCATCATCCTCACCCTGGTGCAGTTCATCGTCATCTCCAAGGGCTCGGAGCGCGTCGCGGAGGTGGCCGCGCGCTTCACCCTGGACGCCATGCCCGGCAAGCAGATGTCCATCGACGCGGACCTGCGCTCGGGCGCCATCGATCAGGACGAGGGCAAGAAGAAGCGTCGCGACCTCGAGCGCGAGAGCCAGCTCTTCGGCGCCATGGACGGCGCCATGAAGTTCGTCAAAGGCGACGCCATCGCCGGAATGATCATCACCGTCATCAACATCGTGGGCGGCCTGATCATCGGCGTCTTGCAGCGCGGAATGCCGGCCGCCGAGGCCGCGAAGATCTACACCATCCTCACCATTGGCGACGGCCTGGTGAGCCAGATCCCGGCGCTGCTGATCTCGACGAGCGCGGGCATCATCGTCACCCGCGTGGGCGGCGAGGACGAGGACGCCAACCTCGGCGGCGACGTCATCGGCCAGCTCACCGCCTATCCGAAAGCCATCGCCATCTCCGCGGTGATGCTGCTGGTGCTGGGCATCGTTCCCGGCCTGCCCGGCGTGCCCTTCCTGGTCATGGGCTCGCTCGCCGGATTTGGCGGCTACACGCTGCTCAAGCGCCAGCGCGACGAGGCGGCGATGCTCGCGCTGCCAGACGGCGGCATGGTGCCCATCGAGGGCGGCGAGGACGCGCCCCAGGCCGTGGAGGCCGGGCCCAAGGAGCCGATCAATCCCGAGTCGGAGATGTTCGTGCCGGTGGTCACGCCCATCGTGCTCGAGGTGTCCGATGCGCTGGTGCCCTGCGTGGACTCGCGCCAGGACGGCGGCCGGTTCCTGTTCGAGCTGATTCCGTTCATGCGTGACGGCCTCTTCGTGGAGCTCGGCGTGCGCTTCCCGGGCGTGCGCGCGCGCGGAAACCCGCACCTGCCGCCCGGCGCGTACCAGATCCAGATCAACGAAGTGCCCGTGGTGACCGGCCAGGTGATGCTCCAGCACATGCTGGTCAACGACATCCCCGAGCGCCTCAAGCTCATGGGCATCAGCGGCATCCCCACCATGAACCCGGCCACGCGCCAGCCCGCGGCCTGGGTGAGCGAGGAGCACCGGGGCACGCTCGAGGGCGCCGGACTCACCACGTGGGACGCGGCGAGCTACCTGGTGCTCCACCTCGCGGCCGTGCTGCGCAAGCACGCGCGCGAGTTCGTGGGCGTGCAGGAGTCGCAGGCCATGCTCGACCAGCTCGAGAAGGCCTTCCCGGCGCTGGTGAAGGAAGTGATTCCGAAGCTGGTCTCGCCCATCAAGCTCACCGACATCCTGGCGCGGCTGGTGGAAGAGGAGATCAGCGTCCGCGACTTGCGCGGCGTCTTGCAGAGCCTGGCCGAGTGGGCCCAGGTGGAGACGGACTCGGTGATGCTCACCGAGCACGTGCGCTCCAGCCTCAAGCGCTACATCAGCCACAAGTACGCGCGCGGGGCGAACACGCTCGTGGTGTACCTGCTCTCGCCCCAGATTGAAGAAGCCATCCGCGGGGCCATCAAGCACTCCGCGAGCGGCAGCCACCTCGCGCTCGAGCCGGAGATCGCCCAGGAGATCATCCAGGCGGTGAAGCGGCAGTGCGGCTCGCTGCCGCCGTCTGCGCAACGTCCGGTCATCCTCACGGCGATGGACATCCGCCGCTACGTGCGAAAGTTGCTCGAGTACGAGTTCACGCCGCCGTTCTCGGTGGTGAGCTACCAGGAGCTCTCGCCGGACCTGAACATCCAGCCGGTGGCGCAGATTCAGCTCGCCTAGTTGACCTTGGCGGCGCTCGTGGTGTGATCAAGGCGTGAAGCGACTCGTCCTCCTGGCCCTTCTCCTCGCGCCCGCGGCAGCCCAGGCCAAGGCCTGGCGCAACGTCACGCCGGGCGCCACGCCGAGCACCGACGTCACCAAGCGCTTTGGCGAGCCCACCAAGCGGCTCAAGCAGGGCGACAAGAAGATCTTCGCCTACGAAGGCGACGAGACCATCGAGGGCACCACCCAGGCGCAGTTCACCATCGCCGCCGACGGCAAGGTGGAGCAGATCGCCATCTTCCCGGCCACGGTGATCGAGCGCGCCGCGCTGGCGGAGACCTACGGCCCCGACTGCAAGGACAAGCAGGTCCCCAACTGCTTCGTGCAGAAGGTCAGCGACGACGACTTCAAGACCTACTTCTGGTACCCGAAGCTCGGCTTGGTCGTGTTCCTGAGCAACGACGGCAAGACCGTGCAGAGCCTGCTCTTCGTCAAGCCGGAGAAGGCGGAGCAGAAGGCCGCGTCGAAAGAGCGGTAGCGGTCAGGGGGCGGTGAAGCACACCCCAGCCGATGAGCACGACGGACCCTTCATCGTTTGGGGAACGTCGGGATGAAACCGGTCTCGCGCGGCTCAGCCCAACGGATCTGCGACGGCGCGCACGGCCACGTCGTGAATGGATCCGACAGCACCAGGGTCGCGTCGCGCTCGCTCCGAGAGACCGCGAAGCCAAGGATGACGCCGATCAGCGCCGCGACGATCGACCCGCGCCGCCGCCGCTGCCGCTCGCGCACGCTCCGCCCGAGCGGACAATCGCTCAAGAGCAGCGTGCCGTCCTCGCGCACGAAGAACTGCGGCCGCTCTCGGCCCACCAGCGCTTGCACTTGAGGTCGCGAGAGCCCATCCACCTCGAGCACGCGCAAGCGGCACAGGCTGCAGGTCCGCGCGCAGGCGCTCCCGGACATGGTCGACCAGCTCGCGCCGCAGGAGCTCGCGCGGACCACCTCGAAGCCGCGGACGTCGGTGCCCATCTCGCCTCCCGGTTGGGAAGCGACACCGCGCGTGCCGATCAGGTTCCCGCGGTGAGCCGACGCACTTCATCCGCGGGCACGCCCGGACCTGGCAGCCGGCCGCCCAGCGACAAGGGCAGCGTCCAGCGCATGATCGGCTGCGGCGACAGCGCGCGACCGGAGAAGACCTCCTCGGCCAGGGCGGCGTATCGCTCGATGATCGCCCGGGTGAAGGCAGCGCCGCTCCGCGCGCTCGCGAGGTGCGGCCGGCCCGTGTAGCCCGGAAACGGACGCAGCGCGTACCAGCCAAGCGCCGTGGCCGCGAAGCCCAGCTCGATGCCCAGGTGCCGCGCGCCGATCCCCGACGCGAGCTTGGCCACACCCGCGAGCGCCGTCGGCGCGGCGAAGTCGGGGCAGGGCGGCAGGTTCACGTGGTCCGGCGAGACCGACTCCGGCGCGAGGTGCAGCGCCATCGACGTCTCGAAGAACCCGCCGTGGAAGTCCATCGCCAGTCCGTCGCTGGCCGCGCGGCGATCGGCCTCGTTCGCGATGGGCGCGAAGGCCTCGGCGTAGTGGCTCGCGTCGACGGTGAGCATCTCCTGCATGACGATGTTCAGCGGCGAGATCACCTTCACGCCCAGCCGCTGCAGCGTCTGCACGCCCGCGTCGAGCGCGAGCGCGTGCAGCGGCGAGCCGTGGAAGGTCATGAGCACGACGCGCTGCGCGCCCAGCTCGGCCAGCGCACGACACGCCTCGACGATGATCGTCCGCACCGTCGCAAACGGCACGTGCCGCGAGCCCGGCCCTGGCACGGGATCCACGCCGACCTCCAGATCCGCGCCGAGCAGGAACGGCTGGTCCGGACAGAGCTTCGCGTGCAGCGCCTTCGCCAGCCCGAGGCTCACCAGCCGGTCGTTGTGCAGCGAGAGGTGCGGCCCGTGGTACTCGACCGGATTGATGGTCAGGAACACCGGCGCGCCGGTGCGCACCAGGCGCGCGGCCTCGCGGTGGTTCTGATCGAGGAGCGGGATCATGTCCGTTCCTCTACGCCCGGGAATTGAGGCAGGGCAACTCGCATCCCGATTGCCCCGGCGAGGCGTTTTGCGCCAATCTCGCCGCGTGCGCGTCATCGGGCTCACGGGCGGAATCGCTTCCGGAAAGAGCACCGTGGCGAAGATGTTCGCCGCGCTGGGCGCGAAGCTCATCGACGCCGATCTGCTCGCGCGTCAGGTCGTCGAGCCGGGCACGCCCGGACTGGCGCAGGTCGCCGCGCGCTTCCCCGACTGCGTGGTGAATGGCGTCCTCGACCGCAAGAAGCTGGGCGCGCGCGTCTTCGCAGATCCGGCCGAGCGCGCGGCGCTGAACGCCATCATCCACCCGCTGATCGCGCAGGCGGCGATGGCGCGCACCGCCGAGCTCGCGGACGCAGGCGAGAAAGCCGTCATCTACGAGGCGGCTTTGATCGTCGAGAACAAGCTCGACGCCGGCATGGACGGCTTGATCGTCGTGAGCGTGCCCGAGGACGTTCAAGTGGCGAGGCTGCGCGCGCGCGAAAACCTGGGCGGGCCCGAGGCGAAGCAACGGTTGGCCGCGCAGCTCCCGCTCTCGGAAAAGCTGGCGCGCGCGACGTGGATCGTCGACAACTCGGGTGACGTTGAGCGCACGCGCGAGCAAGTCAGCCGCATCTGGCGCGAGATTTCTGGGAGTGGCCCATGAGCGACAAGTCGGCGCGCACGTTCTTCCTCACCGGCTACCCCGGCTTCATTGGCAAGCGGCTCGCGGCGGAGCTGGTTCGCGCCCACCCCGACGCGCGGCTCTACCTGCTCGTGCAGCCCAAGTTCATCAAGGACGCGAAGAAGTACGTGCGCGGCTTGCCCGGCGGCGGGAAGAACGTCGAGCTGTACCAGGGCGACATCGTCGACATGCACCTCGGGCTCTCGAGCGCCGAGTACAACTTCCTCTGCGACGAGGTCACCGACATCTTCCACCTCGCCGCGATCTCGTACCTCGGCGTGCCGCCGCCGACGGCGCACAAGGTGAACGTCGAGGGCACGCGCAACGTGCTCGAGCTCGCCCACGACGCGCGGCACCTGCGGCGCTTCAACCACTTTTCGACGGCGTACGTCTCGGGCGATCGCGTGGGCGTGATCGCCGAGGACGAGCTCGATCTCGGGCAGCACTTCCGCAACGCCTACGAGCAGACCAAGTTCCAGGCGGAGAAGCTGGTGCGCAAGGCCAGCGAGCGCGGGCTCGAGGTGGTCATCTATCGGCCGGCGATCGTGGTCGGCGACAGCAAGACCGGCGAGATCGATCGCTTCGACGGCCCGTACTACATGGGCATCCTGCTGGTCACGAGCCCGCTCTCGGTGCCGTTGCCGCTCCCGGGAAACGGCGTGGCGCCGCTGAACGTGGTGCCGGTGGATTTCGTGACCAAGTCGGTGGTGCACATCGCCGACGACGCGCGCGCCGCGGGGCGCACGGTGCACCTCGTGGATCCGAACCCGATGAGCTCGCGGCGGGTGTACGAGCTCATCGCGGAGAAGGCGAACAAGAAGCTGCCCAAGCTCACGGTGCCGCACCGCGCGGCGGATGTGCTGTTGCGCTTGCCGGGTGTGGAGAAGCTGCTCCGGCCGCAGCGCGCGGCGATTGGCTACGTGAACCACCTCGCCATCTACAACTGTCGCAACACGCTGGAGCTGCTCGACGGAACGGGCATTCGCTGCCCGCCGCTCACGAGCTATCTGGACACGCTCGTGAGCTACGTGAAGCAGTTCTACCGCGAGCGTCAGGAAGACGTGGCCGTGGATGATCCGCTGGACCAGCCGGAGAACAGCGAGGCGTAGCCGCTACGGCTTGCCCTCGGTGTTCATCAGCCACTCGCCGTTCTGGCTCAGGTACACGTAGACCGCGCGGTGCCCGCAGGCCTCGACGCCCACCTCGGTGGCGCGGCCCACCGCCGAGTCCACCCGGTCCATGTGGATCCCCGCGTTGAGCACCGTCAGGTGCAGCGACTCCTTGGGGCAGCTGAACTCGAAGGCAGCGCGGGTCTGGATGGCAGCGGCGTCGCGCGCCCACAGGTCCGCGTCGAGCTCGTGGCCATCCTGGGTGACCAGGGGCCGTGGCGCCGTCGCGCACCCGACCACACCCAGCCCGACCAGCGAGGTGAAAAGCGAGACGAGGAGTGCGCGCATCACCCGTCCATATGTCGCGTCGCGTGGTCGATTCAAGGGTCACGCGCTCGCCCGCGCCGCTTCCTTCGCCAGCAAGGCCTCCAGCGAATCGAGCGACAGCGGCTTGGTCACGTGCGCGTGAAACCCGGCCGCGATCGCATCGGCCACGGCCGAGGGATCGCTGAAGCCCGTGAGCGCAATCAGCCGCGTGCGCGCGGTGCGTGGTTCGGCGCGAAGGGTCCGCGCCACGTCGCAGCCGTCGAGCCCGGGCAAGCTCAGGTCGCAGAGCACCAGGTCCGGCGGCGCCTCGCGCGCGAGCTCGATCGCCGTCTCGCCGTCGTACGCACCTTCACACGCGTGGCCCAGCATGCGCACCAGCTCGGTGAGTGCCTCGGTCACGTCGTGGTCGTCGTCCACCACGAGCACGCGCAGGGAAATCGGAGGAGCCATGCGCGTTCTTCTACTGAAACGCCTCAGGCCCCGCGCCGGCACCGGCGCCGCTCTGGCCAGCGGACGACGGCCGTGATGACGTCGGCCGAGAACTGCGTGCTGCGCGACGTCTACGCCGTCGCGCGCAAGGTGATCTGGGTGATCTCCGCCGGCGCGCCGAGCCGCATCGGCGGGCCCCAGTAGCCCGTGCCGCGCGAGACGTAGAGCTGCGCGTCGCCGAGCTTCGACAGCCCCGCGAGGAAGCCCTGCTGCAGCTTCACCAGGTAGCCCCAGGGCCAGATCTGCCCGCCGTGCGTGTGCCCGGAGATCTGGAGGTCGACGCCCTTCTTGGCGCTCTCGGGGAACGTCTTGGGCTGGTGCGAGAGGAGCACCAGCGGCCGCGAGCCGTCGAAGCCCTGCAGCGCGCGGTCGAGGTCGTGGCCCATTCCGAAGCTGCGGCCCGCGAGGTCGTGACAGCCCGCGAGCTCGAGGTGCTCGGCCACCGTCACGCGCTCGTTCTCCAGCGTGCGAATGCCGAGCGTGCGCAGGTGCGCGAGCCACTCGGGCGCGCCGGAGTAGTATTCGTGGTTGCCGGTGATGAAGAAGACGCCGTGCTTGGCCTGCAGCTTCTGCAGGGGCGCAGCAGCGGCGGCGAGCTCCTCCACGCTGCCGTCGACCAGATCCCCCGCGATGGCCACGAGGTCGGGCGAGAGCGCGTTCATGCGCTTCACCACGTCCTCCATGAACTCGGCGCCGATGGTGGGGCCGAGGTGCACGTCGGAGATGACCGCGAGCGTGAAGCCATCGAGTGCGCGCGGCAGCTTCTTCAGCGCCACCTCCACGCGCTTCACGTCGACGGGGCGCAGCGTGGCGTACAAGCCCGTCGCACCGGCTGCGGTCGCAAACGCCGACGCCGCTCCCGCGACACCGCGCGCGAGCAGCAAGCGCCGCTCTGGATCCAGCGGCGCATCGCCGGCCCAGGTCACTGTCGCCACCACGAGCCGCACGAGCTCGCCCGCAACGAGCCCCACGAGCATCAAGAAGAAGATCCCCATCCAGCCGAACGCGATCCAGCTCAGCGCGGCCATCGGCCGGTCCAACACGCGGCCGAGGATGAACGCCAGCGGGATGCTCACCGCGAGCGCGATCAAGGCCAGCGTGCCCAGGCGCGCGAAGGGCGGGGGGAGCGCCGTGTCGCGCACGAGCCGGGTCCAGAAGTAGTAGTGGAAGCTGCCCACCAGCAGGGTGCTGATTCCGAGGAAGATCGCAATCTGGGCGGCGCGGGACATGGGCCGGAGAGTAACCGGCCCCGCCCAGGCGTGCTCCCGACTTTGCGAAACTTCACAACCCGGTCAGGCGCGTGGTCGCGGCGTGCAGGAGCTCGAGTCGAGCGTCGTCGCCGGCGGCGTCGCGGAGCACGAAGCGTCGCCAGGCCTCGCCGTCGAACACGGCCACGATGAGGCCGACCATGGCGTCGAACGTCGGGCCCAACGCGAGCGCCAGCTCGGGGAGCAGCTCTCGAGCCAGCGCGCCGATGTCCGCGTGGTAGCGGGCGGTCAGGGGAGCGAGCGCCTTGCGGAGCCGCGGCCGGGTGCGCGCGGCCATCGCCAGCTCGTACCAGGCCTGATTCAGCCGCGAGCGACAGGTCTTCCGCACCAGCTCCAGCCCCAGCCGCAAGGGATCGCGCTCGCTCCGGAGCGACTCGAACTCGCGCCGATACTGCTGGAGCAGCTGCTCGCCCACGTCGCGCCCGACCGCGACCATGAGCGCCTCACGCGAAGCGAAGTGTCGAAACAGGCCGCCTTGCGAGATCCCCGCCCGCTCGCAGATCTCCTGGACGCTCGCGTCGGCGTAGCCCTGGTCGATAAGCGCTTCCGTGGTGGCGTCGAGGAGCTTGCGGATGGTGGCCTCGCGCCGTTCCTGCTGGGTGCGGCGAACGCGCGTCGCAGCGGCCATCAGGCGTTCCCCGCGGGCAGGAAGCGGCCGAAGCCGCGTTCGCGTCCGAGCGACGGCGAGAACGCGCCGTCTTCGAATGCAACCTTTCCGTTAACGAGTACGGCTGACACCGCGCCGTCCGAGCGGTTCACCATGCGCTGCAGCCCGCCGAGGTTCTCCATGGGCGCCTCGTGGTACGCGTCGAGCCGATCGTCGAGGGCCTCGGGATCCACGATGGCCACGTCGGCGCGATCGCCCTGGCGCAACCGGCCTGCATCGACGCCCAGCCACTGCGCGAGCTCGCCCGTGAGCCGCCACACCGCGCGCTCCAGAGGCATCACGGGCCGGCCCGCGCGCTCGGCGTCGCGCACCACGCGCAGCATCTGCAAGGGGAAGCTGTAGAAGGCCATGTTGCGAATGTGCGCGCCCGAGTCGGCGAAGCCGATGAGCGCGCTCTCGTCGGCCATCATGCGCTCCACCTCGCGCGGCCGGTGGTTGGCGATCGTCGTGCGCCAGCGCAGCTTCGTGCCGTGCTCGACCACGAGATCCAGGAACGTGTCGACGGGGTGGTGTCCGCGCTCCTTGGCCACCTCGCTGAAGGAGCGGCCCTCGAGCGGCCTGTCGGGGCAGGCGACGATCTGCGCGTCGCCGAAGTCGCGGTGCCACACGCGCGGGCTGAAGCGCTTCTCGTAGTCCTGCCGGAAGCGGCGGCGGTAGCCCTCGTCCTGCATGAGCGCGTTGCGCGCGACCTGATCCGCGAGGTGCAGAGCGGCCTGGCCCGCGCCGAACTCCTCGAAGACCACGAGGTCGATGCCGTCGGCGTAGACCTCGAACTCCATGGGCAGCGTCTGCCAGCGCAGGTTGCCGCCGAGGAAGCGGTTCACGAAGCGCGTGACCGCGCCGATGAAGCGGTGCAGCCCCGGGCTCGACTTCGCGTCGGCGAGGGTGATGAGCGTGGTGCGCAGCGGCTTGCGGAGCAGCATCCCCGCGCTCTCGAGCATGAACAGGAACGAGTTCACCTTCGTCACCAGGCTCGGCGCCGATTGCAGGATGCGCCCACGCTTTCTCAGCAGCCGGTTCAGCCGCCGGTACTCGCCCCAGGTCGCGTACGTCGAAGGCAGCTGCGCGGAGCGGAACCGATCGCCGTCGAGCTTGTCCCAGGGGTTGGTCATCGTCGACAGCCCCAGCAGCCCGCATTCGATGGCCTCGTCGAGCCAGCGCTCCATCTGCCGCAGCTCGTCCTCGCTCGGCCGAACTTTGGGGTCCACCGATCGCCCCAGCCCGAGCACGCGCGCGCGCAGGTCGGAGTGACCCAGGAACGCGGTCACGTTGGCGCCGAGCGGGTGGCCCTCGAGGAACTGCACGTACTCGCGCGGCGTGCTCCAGCGCTTGGTCTCGCGCAGCAGGGGCAGCACCTGTGCGCGCGGCACCGACTCGACGCGCGTGAAGAGATCGGAGCAGTCCTCAGGCTCGGAGAGGATGGTGCTGATGGAGCAGCTGCCCACGGTCACGGTGGTGACGCCGTGGCGGATGGACTCGGTGAGCGACGGCGCCGCGAGCAGCTCGGCGTCGTAGTGGGTGTGCATGTCCAGGAAGCCGGGCATCACCCACTTGCCGCGCGCGTCGATCACCTTGGCACCGGCGGCGTCGAGCGGGGCGTCGCTCAGCGCGACCACCTTCCCGTCGCGCAGGCCGAGGTGGCGAATCGCGCCTGGCGCGCCCGTTCCGTCGAAGTGCAGCCCGTTCTGGATCACCAGGTCGTAGCCCATGGAGGTCGCTCTAACATAGAGAGCAACCGCTCGCAATCTATGTTGGCGGCCTGTGTCGGCGCTCGGACTCCACCCGGGGCAGGGCGCCCGGCAGGGCTTCGTGCGGGCGCGCATCCGGGATAGGTTTGAAAGGTCGTTCGAGTCCCGCGGAGCGCGACGTGCTCAACCAGGCGGTCCACTGCTACCAGCACCCGCAGCGCCTGGGCATCGGCATCTGCGTCGAGTGCCGCCAGGTGGTCTGCGCGGAGTGCAGCACGCAGTTCGAGGGCATCAACCGCTGCGCGCGCTGTCTGCAGAAGATGGCGCCCAAGGCCCAGACGGCGGGCGCGCTGCGCGAGTGGGGGCCGGTGTCGATCCTCGGGGCGCTGTTCTCGCTGGCCATCCTCTACGGCGGCGCGCAGCTCGCGGCGCACTGGATCCAGCCTTGAACGGCGGCGCCCTGCACGAGCTGCGGCC
This DNA window, taken from Deltaproteobacteria bacterium, encodes the following:
- a CDS encoding tetratricopeptide repeat protein, whose translation is MVAPRDADARVRDLVAKWADGKATLKEVRGYTDEELYAAARAGHVFFNQGLIQEARAIFQGLFAVSPRDAYFARALAVVEWAAGNPDGALGAFDVAIKLDPDHPAGYLGRAEVRIASGQRREAQSDVAKAISLAQAKDPLKIKAEAMLAALAGRRR
- a CDS encoding tetratricopeptide repeat protein, with the protein product MTLQELHGITGPEMLEMAVTGYTMYEQGQYKQAKVIFDGLSALDPKEAYYRTALGAVHLAEGNLEEALRVLDEAIQLDGKDLAAFVNRGEAHLRKGDIIKAAHDFKKAITLDPTGKDPLTRRAKALSAAVLKSLEMGSGGGDAKPTANKAAPAKSGNTGKQAAAPKPAGKGKPTHKR
- a CDS encoding tetratricopeptide repeat protein; translation: MQRRRGSSERARTRTTSLPQTPAARITYFPKRQAPKPEPDDLETREVTIAELVTDPHADEQPRRGRHDSDGLPDRDALTYNRAKIEKLLRGDRRALEGMDASSLADVAVLGHSLYEDGRLNEARVVFEGLVAMDPSEAFPYTVLGAIYLAQQDVHRALALFEAALEIDPDDVAALVYRGEIRLRLGNRPRAMKDLERALSIDPDGPQSPFSQRARAALHEARTMSRR
- the sctV gene encoding type III secretion system export apparatus subunit SctV, with amino-acid sequence MDKKKGVLSKYSDVIIAGLVVSIVAMMIVPLPTPLLDLLIVTNISISVLLVLTAIYIQSALRISVFPTLLLITTLFRLALNVSSSRLILIQANAGEVIKDFGQFVVRGNYVVGAVIFIILTLVQFIVISKGSERVAEVAARFTLDAMPGKQMSIDADLRSGAIDQDEGKKKRRDLERESQLFGAMDGAMKFVKGDAIAGMIITVINIVGGLIIGVLQRGMPAAEAAKIYTILTIGDGLVSQIPALLISTSAGIIVTRVGGEDEDANLGGDVIGQLTAYPKAIAISAVMLLVLGIVPGLPGVPFLVMGSLAGFGGYTLLKRQRDEAAMLALPDGGMVPIEGGEDAPQAVEAGPKEPINPESEMFVPVVTPIVLEVSDALVPCVDSRQDGGRFLFELIPFMRDGLFVELGVRFPGVRARGNPHLPPGAYQIQINEVPVVTGQVMLQHMLVNDIPERLKLMGISGIPTMNPATRQPAAWVSEEHRGTLEGAGLTTWDAASYLVLHLAAVLRKHAREFVGVQESQAMLDQLEKAFPALVKEVIPKLVSPIKLTDILARLVEEEISVRDLRGVLQSLAEWAQVETDSVMLTEHVRSSLKRYISHKYARGANTLVVYLLSPQIEEAIRGAIKHSASGSHLALEPEIAQEIIQAVKRQCGSLPPSAQRPVILTAMDIRRYVRKLLEYEFTPPFSVVSYQELSPDLNIQPVAQIQLA
- a CDS encoding creatininase family protein; the protein is MIPLLDQNHREAARLVRTGAPVFLTINPVEYHGPHLSLHNDRLVSLGLAKALHAKLCPDQPFLLGADLEVGVDPVPGPGSRHVPFATVRTIIVEACRALAELGAQRVVLMTFHGSPLHALALDAGVQTLQRLGVKVISPLNIVMQEMLTVDASHYAEAFAPIANEADRRAASDGLAMDFHGGFFETSMALHLAPESVSPDHVNLPPCPDFAAPTALAGVAKLASGIGARHLGIELGFAATALGWYALRPFPGYTGRPHLASARSGAAFTRAIIERYAALAEEVFSGRALSPQPIMRWTLPLSLGGRLPGPGVPADEVRRLTAGT
- a CDS encoding dephospho-CoA kinase, with protein sequence MRVIGLTGGIASGKSTVAKMFAALGAKLIDADLLARQVVEPGTPGLAQVAARFPDCVVNGVLDRKKLGARVFADPAERAALNAIIHPLIAQAAMARTAELADAGEKAVIYEAALIVENKLDAGMDGLIVVSVPEDVQVARLRARENLGGPEAKQRLAAQLPLSEKLARATWIVDNSGDVERTREQVSRIWREISGSGP
- a CDS encoding SDR family oxidoreductase encodes the protein MSDKSARTFFLTGYPGFIGKRLAAELVRAHPDARLYLLVQPKFIKDAKKYVRGLPGGGKNVELYQGDIVDMHLGLSSAEYNFLCDEVTDIFHLAAISYLGVPPPTAHKVNVEGTRNVLELAHDARHLRRFNHFSTAYVSGDRVGVIAEDELDLGQHFRNAYEQTKFQAEKLVRKASERGLEVVIYRPAIVVGDSKTGEIDRFDGPYYMGILLVTSPLSVPLPLPGNGVAPLNVVPVDFVTKSVVHIADDARAAGRTVHLVDPNPMSSRRVYELIAEKANKKLPKLTVPHRAADVLLRLPGVEKLLRPQRAAIGYVNHLAIYNCRNTLELLDGTGIRCPPLTSYLDTLVSYVKQFYRERQEDVAVDDPLDQPENSEA